A stretch of the Capsicum annuum cultivar UCD-10X-F1 chromosome 8, UCD10Xv1.1, whole genome shotgun sequence genome encodes the following:
- the LOC107860663 gene encoding LOW QUALITY PROTEIN: uncharacterized aarF domain-containing protein kinase 2-like (The sequence of the model RefSeq protein was modified relative to this genomic sequence to represent the inferred CDS: inserted 2 bases in 2 codons; substituted 1 base at 1 genomic stop codon): MPSATWLSKFRSNLLSSLYKGRYFTPLRGYASLIRYRIQHGFCNNYHRILLASSLYKARTFRIAHAANLALCSGTFALLCRKYYLAGAEGLPLTRNNASSLRAQNGNRLLFTRLILKVFFFSTILKVFECTKLMARAFHLVILFSPCIAMAQFADVLGPQFRKMWIRVVRWTLESAGPVFIKWGQWAASRPDSFPQDLRAELXKLHSKAPEHNSAYSVKAIEGAFNCKLTEMYDGFNETPVGSGSIAQVHTAFNKHKHPSFGRKIKPTKVAMKVRHPRVVESIERDFKIMYIVAKISRFVPSLEWLRLDESVQXFSVFMMSQVDLEREADNLSRFNYNFRRRKHVSFPKRVNVRPDVLVETFEEGKSLTNYVDGFKGRDQRLKSALAHTLGKAHLKMLVVDNFFHADLHPGNILVVVPQQKSSWKRIFKSKKPHVVFLDLGMAAELSQNENRNLVEFLIAVARRDGSTAAKCTLNFSKMQNCPNPDAFIKEVKEFFDFWGTPEGDLVPPVDCVMQLLEQVRRHXVNIDSNVCTAILTTLNLEGLLRKLDPKYDMMHTLKTLLLKQNLSDTIVKQL, encoded by the exons ATGCCTTCAGCTACTTGGTTAAGTAAATTTAGATCAAATCTGCTGAGTTCATTGTACAAGGGAAGATATTTTACTCCtcttagaggatatgcttcattAATTCGGTACAGAATACAACACGGTTTCTGTAACAATTATCACAGGATACTGTTGGCCAGTTCTTTGTACAAAGCAAGAACTTTTCGAATCGCCCATGCAGCTAATTTGGCTTTATGTAGCGGTACATTTGCCTTGCTATGTCGAAAGTATTACCTTGCAGGGGCAGAAGGCTTGCCCCTGACCAGGAATAATGCATCTTCTTTGCGTGCACAAAATGGTAACAGATTGTTATTTACTCGATTAATCCTGAAGGTATTCTTTTTTTCAACAATCCTGAAGGTATTCGAATGCACTAAACTTATGGCAAGAGCTTTTCATTTGGTGATCCTGTTTTCTCCGTGCATCGCAATGGCTCAATTTGCGGATGTTTTGGGACCTCAGTTCAGGAAAATGTGGATTCGTGTTGTTCGCTGGACGCTTGAAAGCGCTGGACCAGTGTTTATAAAATGGGGCCAATGGGCAGCTTCACGTCCAGATTCATTCCCGCAAGACTTGCGTGCTGAGC TCAAGCTTCACTCAAAAGCTCCTGAACATAACTCTGCCTATTCGGTAAAAGCTATTGAAGGAGCTTTCAACTGCAAGCTTACTGAGATGTACGACGGGTTCAATGAGACCCCTGTTGGATCCGGAAGTATAGCTCAAGTGCACACTGCTTTCAATAAGCATAAACACCCTTCATTTGGTCGAAAGATCAAGCCCACGAAAGTGGCGATGAAGGTTAGACATCCACGAGTTGTCGAATCAATTGAAAGAGACTTTAAGATTATGTATATAGTTGCAAAAATATCCAGGTTCGTACCATCATTGGAGTGGCTTAGGTTGGATGAAAGCGTCCAGTAATTTTCTGTCTTTATGATGTCTCAAGTTGACCTCGAGAGAGAAGCGGATAATCTGAGCcgttttaattataattttcgGAGAAGGAAACATGTCTCTTTCCCTAAGCGTGTTAATGTACGTCCTGATGTGCTGGTGGAAACTTTTGAGGAAGGGAAAAGTCTCACGAACTATGTCGATGGATTCAAGGGTCGTGATCAACGACTTAAGAGTGCTCTTGCTCATACCTTGGGCAAAGCACATCTCAAGATGCTTGTT gtTGACAATTTTTTCCATGCGGATCTGCATCCAGGAAATATTCTTGTGGTTGTACCGCAGCAAAAATCCTCTTGGAAACGTATATTCAAGTCAAAAAAGCCCCACGTGGTTTTCCTTGATTTAGGCATGGCTGCTGAACTTTCTCAGAACGAAAACAGAAATTTGGTTGAGTTCCTTATTGCTGTTGCTCGCCGAGATGGTAGCACTGCAGCTAAGTGCactttaaatttttcaaagatGCAGAACTGCCCTAACCCAGATGCCTTCATTAAG GAAGTGAAAGagttttttgatttttggggGACTCCAGAAGGTGATTTAGTCCCTCCTGTGGATTGTGTGATGCAACTACTTGAACAAGTTAGGCGTC AAGTGAACATTGACAGCAATGTGTGCACTGCCATTTTGACAACTTTAAATCTCGAG GGTTTGCTACGGAAACTTGATCCTAAATATGATATGATGCATACTCTCAAAACGTTGCTTCTGAAACAGAATCTGTCCGACACAATTGTAAAGCAGTTATAG